Genomic window (Streptococcus porcinus):
TTCCTAGACATGGGATTCTCGTAGAAGGTGAAGGTGCTCATAAGGCTAAATTACTTGCAAGTTTAAGAAGTCAAAATGAATTAAGCATCAATTATAAGGATTATTCAGAACGCGAAGCACGTTACCTTTACAAACTAATTTTGGAGGCCGATAAACAGTCTGTTTTAGATTTAGCCCTATCCTTTTTCTTGAGTGAAACTTCTGTTAGACGGGACTTGGAAAAACTAGAACACTATTTACGAGAAAATAAGTTGCTTTTATCTAAGCAAATGGGCGATGTTCAGATTAAGGGGAGTGAGAAAGATATCCGTCATTTTTACCGTACTTATCTTATTTCGAACTATCAGTTAATGTCTCCTCAGGAAGATATTAAAAAGACTCTTTCTTCAATTTTTCCTGTAGAGCAGGTGACTGACATTTGTGACATGATTGCCAAATCTACGGCTTTGTATGCTTTCTCAATTCCTAGTCATTTGGAAATCTATCTCATTTTAGATCTTCTGATTGCAAGTAATCGGATTAGACGACAACACTGTTTAAAGGAAACAAGTATTGAGGAAGATTTGAAGTACCTTGAAGTCTACCCTTTAGCAAGTGACTTGTTGAGTCAGGCTTTGTCCATACCAGTTGAGAGGTTGCCAGATAAGGATATTAAAGATATATGTCTAACCATTTTATCACTAGGTTATGTTACCATTCCGGATGATAAACATGAATTTCATATTTTAACTAAACACTTAATTCAGAAGGTTAGTGAACTGTCTGGTATTGATTTCCAAGCTGATCAGTACCTCTATGAAAAAATTGCAAACCATATGCGACCGATGATTTACCGCTTAAAAAATGGTATTCGTTTAGAAAATCAGACCACTGAAGAAATTAAAAAGCGTTACTCGATACTCTTCAACATTGTATGGCTAGCCACTAAGACGGTGGCAGACAACTATCAAATAGCTTTTTTAGATTCGGAAATTGCTTTTTTGACAATTTATTTCCAAATTGCTGTCGAAAAAATTGAAAAGCCCTTATTAATTTATGTTATTTGTCCTCATGGATTAGCCACTTCTGAACTCATTATCAATGCACTAAAACGAGTGATTTCTCCCTATGACTATCTCAAAAAGATAGATTATACTCAAATCACAAGCCATGAAGCCAAAAAAGCAGATATGATTATTAGTTCGGTGGAATTGAGTCATATTGAAGAACCTTACATACTAGTTAGTCCGGTTCTTAGTCAATTGGAGATGGAAAAAATACGAGATGTCTATTACTCCATGGTCAATGGAAACAGGAAAACCCTTTCTGTTATCAATAATCATGATGTTGTGAATCAGTCACTTATCTCAGATTTAATAGGGCAGCGTATCTATTTACATCAAGATTGCCAATCACTGGAAGAATGTATTCAATATCTTGTGGAACACAACGATACTAACTATAATCATTCGTCAGCATACAGAAAGTCTATTATGCAACGAGAGTCTTTAGGAAGCACTAGTGTCTATACTGGAATTGCTCTGCCACATGCCAGTCCGGATACTGTTGAAGTATCACAATTAAGCCTTCTAACCCTAAAGAACCCGATTCAATGGGGGACTAATCAAGTTGGCGTAATTATGTTAATTGCTATTAAAGGTGGAGAAGAAGAGGTCTACAAGGATGCACTTATCCATATCTATTCGAAAATTGATAATCAGAATTTTATTAGAAGGTTGGCACAAGCTAGCACTAAGAATGACTTTATGCGTGTATTATTAGGAAAGGAACGTTAAAGGATGGATGAAAATTTAATATTTTTACAGGTTTCAGGTATAGAAACGGCAGAAGAAGCTTTGACATACCTGGGAACCCGTCTTCGAGAACAGCGATTTGTTAAAGATACATTTGTTTCGGCAATTATTGAGCGCGAAAATATTTTTCCGACGGGCTTGCAATTTGAAGACTACGGAGTTGCTTTACCTCATACGGATGCCAAACATGTCACTCAAACGCAGGTAGCAGTAATGACCTTAGAAAAGCCAGTTACCTTTACTCAAATGGCAAGCAAAGATCAGGAAGTTGCTGTTCAGTTAATCGTCATGTTGGCAATCAAAGAGGCACATTCTCAGTTGGAAATGTTACAAACCTTGATGGGGGTGTTACAAGATAGAGACTTAGTTCATGATATTTTAGCTTGTCGTGCTGACCAGCAAGATCAAGTATTAAAATTGTTATCATCACATAATATATTATAGGAGGCTATCATGTTTGATATCTTACAAAAGTTTATTGATTTAGGCGCAATTGTCGTTCTCCCTATCTTAATCTTCATCTTCGGGCTTTTGCTAGGAACCCCAGCTCGCAAAGCTTTTAATGCGGGTGTTACAGTTGGGATTGGTTTTGTTGGTTTGAATTTAGTTGTTGAACTTTTATCAGGAAGCTTGGGTAAAGCTGCCCAAGCAATGGTGGAACGTTTTGGCTTACAATTAACAACGCTTGACGTTGGCTGGCCAGCAGCGGCAGCAATTTCTTACGGGACACTATTAGGAAGTTTAGCTATTCCGGTTGGAATAGCAGTCAATGTTTTACTCTTATTTATTGGCTGGACAAAAACCTTGATGGTTGATATGTGGAACTTTTGGCATGCGGCCTTTGTAGCATCTTTAGTGTATGCAGTGACTCATGATTTTGCTTTAGGTCTCTATGCTATGATTGCTTATCAGGTGATGATTTATCTGCTGGCAGATATTATTGCACCAGCAATTAAGAAATTTTATGGTTTTCCAAACATAACCTTCCCCCACGGAACTTCAGCACCAGGTTTTCTTGTGGCTATTCCTTTAAATTGGATTTTTGATCGTATCCCTGGTTTTAACAAAATTCAAGCTGACCCTGATACCATTCAAAAGAAATTTGGAATTTTTGGTGAAAGCACTGTTATGGGCTTAATTATTGGGCTAGTGATTGGTATATTAGCAGGTTATGACCTTCAAGGGATTTCTCAATTAGCGGTGAAAACTGCTGCTGTTATGCTCTTAATGCCTCGTATGGTCTCCATTTTAATGGAAGGCTTGTCACCTATTTCAGAAGCGGCCAATAGTTTTGTACAAAAACGTTTCCCTGGTCGGGAAGTCAACATCGGGATGGACTCAGCTTTATCAGTAGGTCATCCAGCTGTTCTTTCAAGTTCGTTAATTCTTGTTCCTATTACAATTTTACTCGCTGTTATTCTACCTGGTAACAAAACGTTACCATTTGGGGATTTAGCTACTATTCCATTTGTTGTTTGTTTAATGGCAGCTGTTTTTAGAGGCAATATCATCCGAACTGTTATTGGTGGTTCATTGTATATGATTTCTATTTTGTATATTACATCTTGGGCAGCGCCTCTTGTAACAGCTTCTGCAAAAGCTGCTAAGTTTAATCTTGATGGGCATTCTAGCATTACAGCTATGGCAGAGGGAGGACTTTGGCCGACAGGACTCTTCATTTTTGCGGCCAATCATTTACCATGGCTAATTATTAGTCTTATCTTAATAGCTTCCTTAGCAGGATTGTTTTACGTCAATAAAGTTACTAAAGAGACAAAAGAGGTTTAATTATGAAAAAATTATTAGTTATGTGTGGTTCTGGTATTGCGACATCAACAGTTGTTATGGGAAAGGTCAAAACCTGGCTAGAAGAAAATGGTTATGACAAAGATGTTAAGCTTTATCAATCAAAAATTGCGGAAGAAGTTAATCATATTGATGATTATGATATTGTTATTTCAACAACGGTTGTTCCAGAGAGTGTTCAGGATAAGGTAATTATGGGATTGCCTTTGTTAACTGGTATTGGTGCAGATGCTCTATGGGAAGAGGTTAAAAAAGAAATCGAGGCATAAGATGAAAGTAAGTATGTCAGCTCTCTTAAAAGAGGCGCAAAAGCAAGATTTTGCGGTTCCAGCCATGAACTTCATTGACTTTTCAAGTGCAAAAGCTTATTCAGAAGCTAGTCAAGAAAAGGGACTGCCTCTTATCTTAGCCTTTGCTCAGACTCACAATGATTGGCTGGCTTTAGAGGATGCGGCCATGATAGGGCGTTATATCCAAGAAAAAGCCAGTACGCCCATAGTTTTACATTTAGATCACGGTCAGGATTTGGCCTTTATTAAAAGAGCCATTAAGTTAGGATTTAATTCCGTGATGATTGATGCTTCCTTAGAAACCTTTGATGATAATGTCAGACTAACAAGAGAAGTAGTTGATTATGCTCATGCTAGGGGTGTTGATGTTGAAGCCGAAATAGGTTTTGTAGGAGCTAATGAAAATTTGGAAAACCATCAGGTTATAGAGTCCATATATACAAGTTTAGAGGACGCGCAAGCATTCTATCAAAAGACAAACGTTGACAGTTTAGCTATCTCTATTGGTACCGCTCATGGCATCTATAATGGAACCCCTAAAATTAATTTTGAAAGGTTAGCACAAATTTCTAGTCAGCTTCCTATTCCTCTCGTTTTACATGGAGGCTCCTCTTCAGGTGATGCTAACTTGAAGAGATGTGCGCGTGAAGGCATTGCCAAAATAAATATTTTTTCCGATGTTATTACTGCGGCATTTTCCTATCAACAAAAGCATCAAGTTAAAGACTATCCAAGCCTAAAACAAGGAATGCAAAGGGCAATGAAAGAAGTCCTACTCCGTTATTATGACGTTTTTGAAACTAAGGAGGTTTTGAGCGATGAAAGCAAGTGTCAATCCTAATTTTTTCGTCTTTAATCCCAAATCTTATCTTTATGGACAGGAACTTTTGGACCTCGCATTAATGGCAGATCAATTAGCAGATCAAGATGTCAGCATTTTTGTAACAGCACCATATACGGATTTAGGCCAATTGGCTGAGCATACAGAGCATATCATTGTCACAGCTCAGCATTTAGATGGCATCTCTCCAGGAAGAGGTATGGGAGCTGTTTTGCCAGACGCCTTAGTAGAGGTTGGTGTCAAAGCTGTTTTCTTAAATCATGCGGAACATCCTATGACTTTGAGTCAACTTATCAGAGCCTTAACTATTTGCCAAGAAAAGGAGATTGTTTCCATTGTTTGTGCAGACTCTGTTGAAGAAGCTCGCGCAATAGCAGTCTTAAAACCAGATATTATCTTGTGTGAGCCAACAGAACTCATTGGAACAGGAAAAACAAGTGGGAACGACTATATTGAAGAAACAAATAAAGCTATTAAGGAGCTTCATCCGGAATGTTTGGTTATGCAGGCGGCAGGTATCAGTAGTGCTGGAGATGTTTACCAAACCATATTAGCAGGCGCGGACGGGACAGGTTGTACGAGTGGGATTGTTAAAGCTGAAAATCCAAAACAGATGCTAATCGATATGGTTAAAGCTGTCAAATCAGCAATTCAAGAAAGGTAGGCGAAAAATGACGGTTTATCAATCTCAATTTAGTCTTAATACTCATGCACAGCGAGATTCTTATTTTGATGTGACCTCTCAAGTGAGAGAGGCTCTAGCGGAAAGCCATATTCAAAATGGGATGGTCTATGTGACGACACCACATACAACTTGCGCGATTTTCTTTGAGGAATGGACACATGATAGTGATATGAATGGAGATGATTTTCTTAATTTAGACTTATCACAAGCCTTGGAGAGGATTTTCCCTCCTCACACTTCTTCAGAAACCTATCACTATCCTGGAGAAGCCCATTATCGCGCTGTTGAATCTTGGCCCAATCCGGAACAATGGTTACCAGGGGGAGATCGTAGAGCATTATGGAATGCTGATGCCCATCTTAAAGCTAGCCTGATTGGAGCAAGTGAGATGGTTCCGGTAAAGCAAAATAGCTTAGCTATTGGTAAAACGGGATATATTTATTTTGTTGATTTTGACCGAACACGTGAAAGAGAGCGGCGTGTTCAGGTAACCATCATTGGTGATTAAAAAGTAGATTGGTCTTCCATCTACTTTTTCTTTGTGTTATGATATGAAAAAGCAATTGGAGGTCACTATGATTAAAACAGTTGGAATTGTTAGCCTTTCAAGTGGTATTCTAGGGGAAAAATTAGTTAAGCATGAGTTGGACCTTGGCCTTAAACGTCTTAAAGATTATGGCTTAGAAGTTAAGTTCTTGCCTAATGCTCTAAAAGGATTGGATTATCTTAAGAAACACCCCGAAGTGCGTGCAGACGATTTTATCCAAGCTTTTAAGGATGACGACATTGATCTGATTCTTTGTGCTATTGGTGGAGATGATACTTACCGTCTCTTGCCTTATTTGTTTGCTAATAAGGAATTAGAGCAGGTGGTAAAACAAAAAGTATTTTTAGGTTTTTCTGATACGACAATCAATCACCTCATGCTTTATAAAGTTGGTATTAAAACTTTTTATGGACAATCCTTTCTTGCAGATATTTGTGAACTAGACAAGAAAATGTTACCTTATACAGAGCATTATTTTAGCGAGCTTTTGCAAACAGGAAGGATTTCAGAGATCCGACCAAGCCATATATGGTATGAGGAAAGACAGGATTTTAGTGACAATGCCCTAGGCACGCACCGAATTGCTCACACGAATTCAGGATTTGAATTACTTAAAGGTAAGTCAAAATTTTCTGGTAAAATATTAGGAGGTTGCTTAGAATCTCTTTATGATATCTTTGACAACAGCCGCTATGAGGATAGTGCAGAGCTGTGCAAAAGGTATCAGCTCTTTCCTTCTCTAGAAGAGTGGCGGGGAAAAATTCTCTTTCTAGAAACTAGTGAAGAAAAACCTAGCCCTAAACAACATCGTCAAATGTTAGAAAAACTAAAAGAGACAGGAATCTTCAGTGTTATCAATGGCTTATTGGTCGGTAAGCCTCAAGATGAACCTCACTATGAAGCCTATAAAGAAAATCTCTTAGAAATTATTGATATAGATATTCCAATAGTCTACAATCTCAATATAGGACACGCAACCCCACGTGCTATTCTGCCGTTTGGTTGTATAGCTGATGTTAATGTAGAAGAGCAAGTTATCACATTTAGATAGTTAAAAAGCCCTGAGGGCTTTTTTTAGTTGGTGTCTAATTTATAATACTCTTGATTTTTGATGCTAGCACCAATGCTTGAAGCATATATCCACTTTTGTTCCTTGAGAGCTTTAAAATCTTCTGACTTTCCTGTTAGAATCATGCCAGAAAAAGTGAGTTGGTCGCTACTTTTAACCTTTTTGGATTTTTTTAGATATTTTTTCAAGTCCGAATAGATATCAACCCGGCCAATAGAGATTCTAGATCCATTTTGATAAACTTTCTTCATATTTTGAAGAAAAAGGTGGGGTGTTTCTAAATTTTCAGGATTGGTCCCAAATTGGTAAGCAGTGGACCATTGCGAAGTGTCTAGTTTGGTGTAAGTTCCAATCCAATACCAATTTTGTTTAATTGTCTTAGGAACTTTCTTTTTAATTTCTTGATAGGTATATGGCCTGTCAAAGGTTATGGCTACTTCAATGAGCCGATTGTCTATTTTACTAACTTGCTTAAGATCTTGACTGGGATTTGTTTTGATATCACTTTTAGTAAAGCGAACATGTGTATTGTAAAATTGTGGAATTTTTTGTCGTGTTCCTCGGTCATAGAGACCAGTTTTTGATGAGAAAGCGTCTCCTGGCGCAGAGTCATAGGTCCCGGTTAAATTGTAATAAGCTTCATAAGGAGAGTAAGGGACTGGTATGCCAGCTAAATCTTTAAAGCGATCAGCATGAATTTTACCAGTGAATTGACCACTTGGAAAATAGTAAAGACTATCGTAAGAAATATTTGGATAGGCGATTTGGGCTAATTGTTCATAGTTTTCATAAATTTTTTGCCCATTCTTAGCCGTCAAACTGCTCAGACCTTTAAAAGATAGGGCTAAGGCAAGTAGGCAAGCTAAGAGACTGAAAAGACTTGTTTTTAGGAAAGTTGTTCTTCGACGTTTTTGAGCTAGCTTAGCTAAAGGGTCATTTGTTTTTAAGGTGGTCATTTGGATATCCTTTCATTTGTAATTGTTTTTTGAGAAGATGTCGTGTCCGCATCAATCGGATTTTAATATTGCTTTGGGAATAACCTGTAATGGTCGCTATTTCTTTAACTGAAAATCCCTGAAAATAGTAGAGGTCTAAAAGTAGTCGTGATTTTTGGTTGAGTTGACTGATAGCGTCATACAAGTCATCATAATCTTCCAAGTCGTAGAGGGTGACTGCTTGTTGGGAAAAGAAGTCTCTTTTAAGCAAATCATAGTAGCGTTTATCGCGCCGATAAAGATCAATGTAGCGACGTATGGCTGTGCGGTACATCCAAGCTCGGATTTTCTCCAAAGGTATAGAATAATTACATTCAAGCATTTGAAGGAAAACATCTTGGGTAACATCTTGAGCACGGTGGGGTGAAATCCCAGAATTGACCAAATAGGTGATAATTTCTTGAGCATAATCC
Coding sequences:
- a CDS encoding BglG family transcription antiterminator; amino-acid sequence: MNNRQKDLAITLLEQNSFMSAAQLAKTHQVSSKTIYSDLKELQDLFLTNDLFLTKVPRHGILVEGEGAHKAKLLASLRSQNELSINYKDYSEREARYLYKLILEADKQSVLDLALSFFLSETSVRRDLEKLEHYLRENKLLLSKQMGDVQIKGSEKDIRHFYRTYLISNYQLMSPQEDIKKTLSSIFPVEQVTDICDMIAKSTALYAFSIPSHLEIYLILDLLIASNRIRRQHCLKETSIEEDLKYLEVYPLASDLLSQALSIPVERLPDKDIKDICLTILSLGYVTIPDDKHEFHILTKHLIQKVSELSGIDFQADQYLYEKIANHMRPMIYRLKNGIRLENQTTEEIKKRYSILFNIVWLATKTVADNYQIAFLDSEIAFLTIYFQIAVEKIEKPLLIYVICPHGLATSELIINALKRVISPYDYLKKIDYTQITSHEAKKADMIISSVELSHIEEPYILVSPVLSQLEMEKIRDVYYSMVNGNRKTLSVINNHDVVNQSLISDLIGQRIYLHQDCQSLEECIQYLVEHNDTNYNHSSAYRKSIMQRESLGSTSVYTGIALPHASPDTVEVSQLSLLTLKNPIQWGTNQVGVIMLIAIKGGEEEVYKDALIHIYSKIDNQNFIRRLAQASTKNDFMRVLLGKER
- a CDS encoding PTS sugar transporter subunit IIA; translation: MDENLIFLQVSGIETAEEALTYLGTRLREQRFVKDTFVSAIIERENIFPTGLQFEDYGVALPHTDAKHVTQTQVAVMTLEKPVTFTQMASKDQEVAVQLIVMLAIKEAHSQLEMLQTLMGVLQDRDLVHDILACRADQQDQVLKLLSSHNIL
- a CDS encoding PTS galactitol transporter subunit IIC; translated protein: MFDILQKFIDLGAIVVLPILIFIFGLLLGTPARKAFNAGVTVGIGFVGLNLVVELLSGSLGKAAQAMVERFGLQLTTLDVGWPAAAAISYGTLLGSLAIPVGIAVNVLLLFIGWTKTLMVDMWNFWHAAFVASLVYAVTHDFALGLYAMIAYQVMIYLLADIIAPAIKKFYGFPNITFPHGTSAPGFLVAIPLNWIFDRIPGFNKIQADPDTIQKKFGIFGESTVMGLIIGLVIGILAGYDLQGISQLAVKTAAVMLLMPRMVSILMEGLSPISEAANSFVQKRFPGREVNIGMDSALSVGHPAVLSSSLILVPITILLAVILPGNKTLPFGDLATIPFVVCLMAAVFRGNIIRTVIGGSLYMISILYITSWAAPLVTASAKAAKFNLDGHSSITAMAEGGLWPTGLFIFAANHLPWLIISLILIASLAGLFYVNKVTKETKEV
- a CDS encoding PTS sugar transporter subunit IIB, with protein sequence MKKLLVMCGSGIATSTVVMGKVKTWLEENGYDKDVKLYQSKIAEEVNHIDDYDIVISTTVVPESVQDKVIMGLPLLTGIGADALWEEVKKEIEA
- a CDS encoding class II fructose-bisphosphate aldolase, producing the protein MKVSMSALLKEAQKQDFAVPAMNFIDFSSAKAYSEASQEKGLPLILAFAQTHNDWLALEDAAMIGRYIQEKASTPIVLHLDHGQDLAFIKRAIKLGFNSVMIDASLETFDDNVRLTREVVDYAHARGVDVEAEIGFVGANENLENHQVIESIYTSLEDAQAFYQKTNVDSLAISIGTAHGIYNGTPKINFERLAQISSQLPIPLVLHGGSSSGDANLKRCAREGIAKINIFSDVITAAFSYQQKHQVKDYPSLKQGMQRAMKEVLLRYYDVFETKEVLSDESKCQS
- a CDS encoding triose-phosphate isomerase is translated as MKASVNPNFFVFNPKSYLYGQELLDLALMADQLADQDVSIFVTAPYTDLGQLAEHTEHIIVTAQHLDGISPGRGMGAVLPDALVEVGVKAVFLNHAEHPMTLSQLIRALTICQEKEIVSIVCADSVEEARAIAVLKPDIILCEPTELIGTGKTSGNDYIEETNKAIKELHPECLVMQAAGISSAGDVYQTILAGADGTGCTSGIVKAENPKQMLIDMVKAVKSAIQER
- a CDS encoding YjbQ family protein; translation: MTVYQSQFSLNTHAQRDSYFDVTSQVREALAESHIQNGMVYVTTPHTTCAIFFEEWTHDSDMNGDDFLNLDLSQALERIFPPHTSSETYHYPGEAHYRAVESWPNPEQWLPGGDRRALWNADAHLKASLIGASEMVPVKQNSLAIGKTGYIYFVDFDRTRERERRVQVTIIGD
- a CDS encoding S66 family peptidase, whose protein sequence is MIKTVGIVSLSSGILGEKLVKHELDLGLKRLKDYGLEVKFLPNALKGLDYLKKHPEVRADDFIQAFKDDDIDLILCAIGGDDTYRLLPYLFANKELEQVVKQKVFLGFSDTTINHLMLYKVGIKTFYGQSFLADICELDKKMLPYTEHYFSELLQTGRISEIRPSHIWYEERQDFSDNALGTHRIAHTNSGFELLKGKSKFSGKILGGCLESLYDIFDNSRYEDSAELCKRYQLFPSLEEWRGKILFLETSEEKPSPKQHRQMLEKLKETGIFSVINGLLVGKPQDEPHYEAYKENLLEIIDIDIPIVYNLNIGHATPRAILPFGCIADVNVEEQVITFR
- a CDS encoding sigma factor regulator N-terminal domain-containing protein; its protein translation is MTTLKTNDPLAKLAQKRRRTTFLKTSLFSLLACLLALALSFKGLSSLTAKNGQKIYENYEQLAQIAYPNISYDSLYYFPSGQFTGKIHADRFKDLAGIPVPYSPYEAYYNLTGTYDSAPGDAFSSKTGLYDRGTRQKIPQFYNTHVRFTKSDIKTNPSQDLKQVSKIDNRLIEVAITFDRPYTYQEIKKKVPKTIKQNWYWIGTYTKLDTSQWSTAYQFGTNPENLETPHLFLQNMKKVYQNGSRISIGRVDIYSDLKKYLKKSKKVKSSDQLTFSGMILTGKSEDFKALKEQKWIYASSIGASIKNQEYYKLDTN
- a CDS encoding RNA polymerase sigma factor, which translates into the protein MDYAQEIITYLVNSGISPHRAQDVTQDVFLQMLECNYSIPLEKIRAWMYRTAIRRYIDLYRRDKRYYDLLKRDFFSQQAVTLYDLEDYDDLYDAISQLNQKSRLLLDLYYFQGFSVKEIATITGYSQSNIKIRLMRTRHLLKKQLQMKGYPNDHLKNK